A genomic region of Lycorma delicatula isolate Av1 chromosome 4, ASM4794821v1, whole genome shotgun sequence contains the following coding sequences:
- the LOC142322781 gene encoding uncharacterized protein LOC142322781, with protein sequence MSHDLVSELVIEQRADLLIITEPNKYVVARSGWMVDKNDDVAIMAVSGRIAWRLTSRSGGMLAVESDLILAIGAYVSPNCDIHEFTKRLDIIQGVVNNARKKVIILGDFNSKAIAAGSAYTNRRGEILTDMMGAGSCHCVNDGIPTYEARGHSSVLDLTIIDDRWSREHWDWRVLSYDMASDHHATIITIKGSDYVTREKMPYSSFTKEQIEIIIDRTAERIINIENLTPVTLTNVIRQEMGRVAHRRANRHSVYWWNMGIETLRGLLQSCRRRK encoded by the coding sequence ATGTCTCATGATTTGGTGAGTGAACTGGTCATAGAGCAAAGGGCTGATTTACTGATAATCACGGAGCCGAACAAGTACGTTGTTGCTAGATCAGGCTGGATGGTGGATAAAAATGATGACGTGGCAATTATGGCTGTAAGTGGCAGGATAGCATGGAGATTGACGTCCAGATCTGGAGGAATGTTGGCGGTGGAGTCGGATTTAATACTAGCGATTGGTGCCTATGTGTCTCCAAACTGTGACATACATGAATTTACTAAAAGACTAGACATAATACAAGGAGTAGTAAATAACGCTAGGAAGAAAGTCATTATTCTAGGTGATTTCAATAGTAAAGCGATTGCAGCAGGGAGCGCATACACCAATCGCAGAGGTGAGATCCTTACGGATATGATGGGGGCAGGTAGCTGCcattgtgtaaatgatggcaTCCCTACATATGAGGCGAGAGGACACTCGTCAGTCTTGGACTTAACAATCATAGACGATAGATGGAGTAGGGAACACTGGGACTGGCGAGTGTTATCATATGATATGGCGAGTGACCATCATGCCACTATTATTACCATAAAAGGCTCAGACTATGTGACTAGAGAGAAAATGCCCTATAGTAGTTTTACAAAGGAACAGATCGAGATCATAATCGATAGAACGGCCGAAAGGATTATCAACATAGAAAATCTGACACCAGTTACCCTGACTAACGTTATAAGACAAGAAATGGGCAGAGTAGCTCACAGAAGAGCCAATAGACACTCAGTGTATTGGTGGAATATGGGGATTGAAACACTGAGAGGGCTCCTACAATCGTGCAGAAGAAGGAAGTAG